The following coding sequences are from one Chanos chanos chromosome 12, fChaCha1.1, whole genome shotgun sequence window:
- the sox4a gene encoding transcription factor SOX-4a has translation MGSDSAMVEQTSSTNSTDMLPGDSIDSADMDMDMDASTTPGSPNSAGDKMDIAWCKTPSGHIKRPMNAFMVWSQIERRKIMEQSPDMHNAEISKRLGKRWKLLKDSDKIPFIREAERLRLKHMADYPDYKYRPRKKVKSSSAKAGEKGERVSGSSGSKCSSKRSYSAKSLGRTNKKSTAQEQPSQPVPADHHSLYKSRSVSAAKQIPDKTAKRSHVFVGGSHESSPPSVTVPASPTLSSSAESSDPLSLYEDGVANGKEGAESPSALSAARYKYTRACSPTPSASHSSSSQSSSSDEEFEDDLLDLNSSPGFDSMSLGSIGSAALDRDLEFNIESGSGSHFEFPDYCTPEVSEMISGDWLESTISNLVFTY, from the exons ATGGGCTCAGA TTCAGCGATGGTGGAGCAAACGAGCAGcacaaacagcactgacatgCTCCCCGGCGACTCCATCGATTCAGCAGACATGGACATGGACATGGACGCTTCTACGACTCCCGGCTCCCCGAACTCAGCCGGGGATAAAATGGATATCGCCTGGTGTAAGACCCCCTCCGGACACATCAAGAGACCGATGAACGCTTTTATGGTTTGGTCACAGATCGAGAGGCGTAAAATTATGGAGCAGTCGCCAGACATGCATAACGCAGAGATTTCCAAGAGGCTGGGCAAACGCTGGAAACTTCTGAAAGACAGCGACAAGATCCCCTTCATCCGGGAGGCTGAGCGACTGAGACTGAAGCACATGGCCGATTATCCGGACTATAAGTACCGGCCGCGAAAGAAGGTAAAGTCCTCCAGTGCCAAGGcgggagaaaaaggggaaagagtTAGTGGCAGCAGTGGCTCGAAGTGCTCTTCAAAAAGGAGCTATAGTGCAAAGTCCCTCGGCAGGACAAACAAGAAGTCCACAGCGCAAGAGCAACCATCTCAGCCCGTCCCTGCAGACCACCACTCTCTCTACAAATCCAGGTCAGTCTCAGCTGCGAAGCAAATACCAGACAAGACAGCAAAACGCTCGCACGTCTTTGTAGGAGGCAGCCACGAGAGTAGCCCACCCTCAGTGACTGTACCAGCGAGTCCTACTCTCAGCAGCTCTGCGGAGTCCAGTGACCCGCTGAGCCTATACGAGGACGGGGTAGCCAACGGAAAGGAGGGCGCGGAGTCACCCAGCGCTTTGTCGGCTGCTCGCTACAAGTACACACGGGCATGCTCTCCGACACCCTCCGcctctcactcttcctcctcacaGTCCTCATCCTCTGATGAAGAATTTGAGGACGACCTGCTGGACCTTAACTCGAGCCCCGGTTTTGACAGCATGTCTCTCGGCAGCATCGGCTCCGCAGCTCTAGACAGAGATTTGGAGTTTAATATTGAGTCGGGGTCTGGCTCTCACTTTGAGTTCCCCGACTACTGCACCCCCGAGGTTAGCGAAATGATTTCAGGGGACTGGCTTGAGTCGACCATATCCAACTTAGTGTTCACTTACTGA